The following proteins come from a genomic window of Limnohabitans sp. 103DPR2:
- a CDS encoding pyridoxal phosphate-dependent aminotransferase, producing MTPQVTSKHPKMGTTIFSVMSALAAETGAVNLGQGFPDFECDPHLVDQVTQAMKEGLNQYPPMPGAAPLREAVSQKIEALYGRHYDPQSEITVTAGATQAILTIMLAVVHPGDEVIVLEPCYDCYVPNIEMAGGIVVRVPLTPGTFRPDFVKIQAAITPKTRAILINSPHNPSGMVWRHEDMLKLQDILAPTQVLLISDEVYEHMVYAPLKHHSASSYAGLAARAFVVSSFGKTYHVTGWKVGTVAAPASLTAEFRKVHQFNVFTVNTPVQHALARYMQNPRPYLDLPQFYQRKRDLFRDGLAKTNFKMLPGEGTYFQCVDISELSVPEKNLGESQFCQWLTREIGVAAIPMSAFYGDGFDQNVIRFCFAKQDSTLQSALARLAKL from the coding sequence ATGACACCGCAAGTAACTTCCAAACATCCCAAGATGGGCACCACCATCTTCTCCGTCATGTCGGCCTTGGCGGCTGAAACTGGTGCTGTCAATTTAGGCCAAGGCTTTCCAGATTTTGAATGCGACCCCCACTTGGTCGATCAAGTGACGCAGGCGATGAAAGAAGGCCTGAACCAGTACCCGCCCATGCCGGGCGCGGCGCCCCTTAGAGAAGCAGTCTCCCAAAAAATTGAAGCCTTGTATGGTCGTCATTACGACCCTCAAAGCGAGATCACGGTCACCGCAGGTGCCACCCAAGCCATCCTAACGATCATGTTGGCTGTGGTTCATCCAGGTGATGAAGTCATTGTTTTAGAACCTTGCTATGACTGCTACGTACCTAACATTGAGATGGCAGGCGGCATAGTTGTACGTGTGCCGCTAACGCCTGGCACATTCAGGCCAGACTTCGTCAAAATTCAAGCAGCCATCACACCCAAGACCCGCGCCATTTTGATCAACTCACCGCATAACCCCAGCGGCATGGTCTGGCGTCACGAGGACATGCTCAAGCTTCAAGACATTTTGGCGCCCACCCAAGTGCTGTTGATCAGCGATGAGGTCTACGAACACATGGTGTACGCCCCATTGAAACATCACAGCGCTTCTAGTTATGCAGGTTTGGCGGCAAGGGCTTTTGTGGTGTCTAGCTTTGGCAAAACATACCATGTCACTGGCTGGAAAGTAGGCACAGTTGCAGCACCCGCATCATTGACCGCTGAGTTTCGCAAAGTGCATCAGTTCAATGTCTTCACAGTGAACACACCGGTTCAGCATGCACTGGCCAGGTACATGCAAAACCCAAGGCCTTACTTGGATCTTCCGCAGTTTTACCAACGCAAGCGCGATTTGTTCAGAGACGGACTGGCCAAGACGAACTTCAAGATGTTGCCTGGTGAAGGCACCTATTTCCAATGCGTCGACATCTCTGAACTGTCTGTACCGGAAAAGAATTTGGGAGAGTCCCAATTCTGTCAATGGCTAACGCGGGAAATTGGTGTGGCCGCCATTCCCATGTCGGCCTTCTATGGCGATGGCTTTGACCAAAACGTGATCCGGTTTTGTTTTGCCAAACAAGACAGTACTTTGCAGTCTGCGTTGGCACGTTTAGCAAAGCTTTAA
- the smc gene encoding chromosome segregation protein SMC, which translates to MRLNSIKLSGFKSFAEPTNFVLPGQLVGVVGPNGCGKSNIMDACRWVLGESKASELRGESMQDVIFNGTNTRKAASRASVELVFDNADHRAGGQWGQFAEIAVKRVLTRDGNSSYYINNQPVRRRDVQDVFLGTGLGPRAYAIIGQGTISRIIESRPEELRLFLEEAAGVSKYKERRRETENRLSDTRENLTRVEDILRELNANLEKLEKQAEVAQRFNDLKSDSTLKQQQLWYFKRADAESDQVKIKADVDKAVIDLEARIADLRHVEADLETVRQAHYAAGDQVNQAQGLLYEASAEVGRLEAEIRFVVEGRQRAEQRMAQLQEQTADWSDRQVQAQAELESLAEQALQAEDQTLTLAAQVEEQAQALPDLEEALRQAQAKANEQRSSVVQVQQQIQVLAADQRNIEDQTRQLTMRRERLVADRNALDAPDEQRLLNLQAQLGQAEELAKESSARLQELEEQTPRLDQERRDKQQAVNDESAKLADLSAKIEALKSLQEKVKTDGKLKPWLNKHGLDNLQGLWSKIHMEPGWENAMESALRERLSSLEVSRLDMVKAFASDAPPAKLSFYAPPNGTATVARKGLPSACRPLSDLLRLSDAGLSALLTDWLQGCFTAPSLEDAMAWRDQLQGSECFVVQAGHAVGKHSVSFYAPDSEQAGLLARAQDIENFEKQLRAQTLIAEETRSASVRAEASYSDASQRLVSVRQEASEAQSKAYELQVETLRLSQWAEQTRARSDQIASDLAEVDLSLEDLQERRMTAEGRFEELDMQLADSQERHAQLDERVIEAERKLSECREQQRTLERLAQEATFSQRSLDARRSELQRGLETAAQQIQSIAAEQERAKDELSRLTDAAAQAGLQNALAMKMEREQVLGAKRSEYDDLTARLRASDERRMSFERELDPLRQRITELQLKEQASRLGLEQYTQLLVDAEADLEALAKSIEEGNVRLTGLQSEIDRLNREIAALGAVNLAALDELTAARERKVFLDAQTADLTEAMTTLEDAIKKIDAETRDLLGGTFKIVNEHFGRMFPELFGGGNARLVMTGDEILDSGVQVMAQPPGKKNQTIHLLSGGEKALTAIALVFAIFQLNPAPFCLLDEVDAPLDDTNTERYAKLVKSMGKETQFLFISHNKIAMEMAEQLIGVTMQEQGVSRIVAVDMEAAVSMAELT; encoded by the coding sequence GTGCGCCTTAATTCCATCAAATTATCAGGATTCAAATCCTTCGCAGAACCCACCAATTTTGTGCTGCCTGGCCAATTGGTGGGAGTTGTTGGCCCTAATGGTTGCGGCAAATCCAACATCATGGACGCATGCCGCTGGGTTTTGGGCGAGTCCAAAGCGTCTGAGTTGCGTGGCGAGTCCATGCAAGACGTGATCTTCAATGGCACCAATACCCGTAAAGCAGCCAGCCGCGCCAGCGTGGAGTTGGTCTTTGACAATGCAGATCACCGTGCGGGTGGTCAGTGGGGCCAGTTTGCAGAAATTGCAGTGAAACGTGTGCTGACGCGCGATGGCAACAGCAGTTACTACATCAACAACCAGCCTGTTCGACGCCGCGACGTTCAAGACGTGTTTTTGGGGACAGGCTTGGGACCCCGCGCCTACGCCATCATCGGCCAAGGCACGATCAGCCGAATCATTGAGTCTCGCCCTGAAGAGTTGCGCCTCTTTTTGGAAGAGGCTGCTGGCGTGTCCAAATACAAAGAGCGTCGACGCGAAACTGAAAATCGATTGTCTGACACGCGCGAGAATTTAACGCGTGTTGAAGACATCTTGCGGGAGCTCAACGCCAACCTTGAGAAGTTGGAAAAGCAAGCTGAAGTTGCGCAGCGCTTCAATGACTTGAAGTCCGACAGCACATTAAAGCAACAGCAGCTGTGGTATTTCAAACGTGCAGATGCCGAATCTGATCAAGTCAAAATCAAGGCCGACGTTGACAAAGCTGTCATTGACTTAGAAGCCCGCATTGCCGATTTGCGGCACGTTGAAGCCGATCTGGAAACAGTTCGTCAAGCGCATTACGCCGCAGGTGATCAAGTCAATCAAGCTCAAGGTTTGCTGTACGAGGCCAGCGCAGAAGTCGGCCGTTTGGAAGCCGAAATTCGATTTGTGGTGGAAGGTCGTCAGCGCGCTGAACAGCGAATGGCGCAATTGCAAGAACAAACGGCCGATTGGTCAGACCGTCAAGTTCAAGCCCAAGCCGAGTTGGAGTCTTTGGCAGAGCAAGCCCTCCAAGCCGAAGATCAAACCCTCACTTTGGCCGCTCAAGTCGAAGAGCAAGCCCAAGCCTTGCCAGATTTGGAAGAAGCTCTGCGCCAAGCGCAAGCCAAAGCCAACGAACAGCGCAGCAGTGTGGTTCAAGTCCAGCAGCAAATTCAAGTGTTGGCCGCAGATCAACGCAACATTGAAGACCAAACCCGCCAACTGACCATGCGCCGTGAGCGCTTGGTTGCTGATCGCAATGCCTTGGACGCCCCTGACGAACAGCGCTTGCTGAATTTGCAAGCGCAATTGGGACAAGCCGAAGAATTGGCCAAAGAGTCCAGTGCACGCTTGCAGGAACTCGAAGAACAAACACCGCGCTTGGACCAAGAACGTCGTGACAAGCAGCAAGCAGTCAACGATGAGTCTGCCAAGTTGGCCGATCTGTCTGCCAAGATCGAGGCGCTTAAATCCTTGCAAGAAAAGGTAAAAACCGACGGCAAGCTCAAGCCCTGGTTGAACAAGCATGGCTTGGACAATTTGCAAGGTTTGTGGAGCAAGATCCACATGGAGCCCGGCTGGGAAAATGCCATGGAGTCTGCGCTTCGTGAGCGTTTGTCTTCCCTTGAGGTTTCTCGCCTCGACATGGTCAAGGCCTTTGCTTCAGACGCTCCACCTGCCAAGCTGTCTTTTTATGCGCCTCCCAATGGCACTGCCACTGTGGCTCGCAAAGGCTTGCCCTCAGCCTGCCGACCCTTGTCTGATTTGTTGCGCCTCTCCGATGCAGGTTTGTCTGCACTGTTAACGGATTGGTTGCAAGGTTGTTTCACGGCGCCTTCTTTGGAAGATGCCATGGCTTGGCGCGATCAACTGCAAGGCAGCGAATGCTTTGTGGTTCAGGCGGGTCATGCGGTTGGCAAACACAGTGTCAGTTTTTACGCACCAGATTCTGAACAAGCTGGTCTGTTAGCCCGTGCGCAAGACATTGAAAATTTCGAAAAACAATTGCGTGCACAAACACTGATTGCGGAGGAAACCAGATCGGCTTCTGTCCGCGCAGAAGCCTCTTACTCAGATGCGTCACAACGTTTGGTGTCTGTGCGTCAAGAGGCTTCTGAAGCCCAATCTAAAGCGTACGAACTCCAAGTTGAAACTTTGCGCTTGTCCCAGTGGGCTGAGCAAACCCGTGCACGCAGTGATCAAATTGCCAGCGACTTGGCCGAGGTCGACTTGAGCCTTGAAGATTTGCAAGAACGCCGCATGACCGCGGAAGGACGATTTGAAGAACTCGACATGCAATTGGCCGACAGCCAGGAGCGTCACGCCCAATTGGACGAACGTGTCATTGAAGCCGAACGCAAATTGTCAGAGTGCCGCGAACAACAACGGACCTTGGAGCGTTTGGCGCAAGAAGCCACGTTTTCACAGCGCAGCTTGGATGCGCGTCGTTCAGAGTTGCAACGTGGACTTGAAACAGCCGCACAACAAATCCAATCCATAGCGGCTGAACAAGAACGTGCGAAAGATGAACTGTCTCGCCTGACCGATGCAGCTGCACAAGCAGGTCTGCAAAATGCCCTCGCCATGAAGATGGAGCGCGAGCAGGTCTTGGGTGCAAAACGCAGTGAATACGACGACCTGACTGCCAGGTTGCGCGCCAGCGATGAGCGTCGTATGAGTTTTGAGCGCGAACTGGACCCCTTGCGACAACGCATCACTGAGTTGCAATTGAAAGAGCAAGCCTCTCGCTTAGGTCTGGAGCAATACACGCAGTTGCTGGTCGATGCAGAGGCTGATCTTGAAGCCTTGGCCAAATCGATTGAAGAAGGCAATGTTCGATTGACGGGCCTTCAGTCTGAGATTGACCGTTTAAACCGAGAAATCGCGGCTTTGGGTGCTGTGAACTTGGCGGCTTTGGACGAGTTGACTGCGGCGCGCGAACGCAAAGTCTTCTTAGATGCGCAAACGGCTGACTTGACGGAAGCCATGACCACCTTGGAAGACGCGATCAAGAAGATTGATGCTGAAACACGCGACTTGTTGGGTGGTACCTTCAAAATTGTGAATGAGCACTTTGGCCGCATGTTCCCTGAATTGTTTGGGGGCGGTAACGCGCGCTTGGTGATGACGGGTGACGAAATTTTGGACTCGGGTGTTCAGGTGATGGCTCAGCCGCCTGGCAAAAAGAACCAAACCATTCACTTGTTGTCGGGTGGCGAAAAAGCCCTCACAGCCATTGCCTTGGTGTTTGCCATTTTCCAGCTCAATCCAGCACCTTTCTGTTTGCTCGACGAGGTGGACGCGCCACTCGACGATACCAACACCGAGCGCTATGCCAAACTGGTGAAAAGCATGGGCAAGGAAACACAGTTCTTGTTCATTAGCCACAACAAGATCGCAATGGAAATGGCAGAGCAACTCATTGGCGTCACGATGCAAGAGCAGGGTGTATCTCGCATCGTGGCTGTGGACATGGAAGCTGCGGTTTCGATGGCCGAGCTCACTTGA
- a CDS encoding CysB family HTH-type transcriptional regulator: MNLHQFRFVQEAARRNLNLTEAAKALHTSQPGVSKAIIELEQELGIDIFARHGKRLKRITEPGQHVMKSIEVIMREIGNLKRIGEQYSAQHNGTLSIATTHTQARYVLPVPVARLREQYPQVNISLHQGSPDQVARMLLDDTAEIGMATESLADYDDLVTLPCYEWQHMLVLAPDHPLAKKKHLHLEDIAKEPLITYHPSFTGRTRIDAAFESKKLHPRIALEAIDSDVIKTYVRLGLGVGIVAEMAVKDDPVGDLVARPLGDLLGKNVARVAFKRGAYLRNFVYQFAELLSDRLTAALVAKAMTGHVNDYDM; this comes from the coding sequence ATGAACTTACATCAATTCCGATTTGTACAAGAAGCTGCACGGCGCAACCTCAACCTGACCGAGGCGGCCAAAGCGCTGCACACCTCACAACCAGGCGTCTCCAAAGCCATCATCGAGCTTGAACAAGAACTGGGCATCGATATTTTTGCCAGGCATGGCAAGCGACTCAAGCGGATCACAGAACCTGGCCAGCATGTGATGAAAAGCATTGAAGTCATCATGCGAGAAATCGGCAACCTGAAGCGCATCGGTGAGCAATACAGCGCGCAACACAACGGCACGCTGTCGATTGCCACAACGCACACGCAAGCCCGCTATGTCTTACCTGTGCCCGTTGCACGCCTGCGCGAACAATACCCTCAAGTCAACATCAGTTTGCACCAAGGATCACCCGATCAGGTCGCACGCATGTTGTTGGATGACACGGCAGAAATTGGCATGGCCACAGAATCATTGGCCGACTATGATGATTTGGTCACATTGCCCTGTTACGAGTGGCAACACATGTTGGTCTTGGCGCCCGACCATCCTTTGGCCAAGAAAAAACACCTGCATTTGGAAGACATTGCCAAAGAACCTTTGATCACTTACCACCCTTCATTCACAGGCCGCACACGCATTGACGCAGCGTTTGAAAGCAAAAAGTTGCATCCCAGAATTGCCCTGGAAGCCATTGATTCAGACGTGATCAAAACATATGTGCGATTGGGACTCGGCGTCGGCATCGTGGCTGAAATGGCTGTCAAAGACGATCCTGTCGGAGATTTGGTGGCGAGGCCTTTGGGCGACTTGTTAGGCAAAAATGTGGCGCGCGTGGCCTTCAAACGTGGCGCTTATTTGCGTAACTTTGTTTATCAGTTTGCCGAATTGTTGAGTGACCGATTGACGGCTGCTTTGGTTGCAAAAGCCATGACAGGCCATGTGAACGACTATGACATGTGA
- the lptG gene encoding LPS export ABC transporter permease LptG, translating into MKTVRKLIHSEIIRAVSFVALGFLALFVFFDLVDQLQTLSKNKLQGYQLQHALMYVALLIPNHLYELLPISVLIGSIFVMARFAQSSEFTILRTGGLGPWRALQTLFQLGLIFVTVTFIFGDYISPWSDRQAQLLKANYQGQITVGQTGAWLREKQTDSQFAVNVRGLSSTGQPENIRISEFDNDGRLKSITLSPRAEFTDDGAWLLKPVDRRVFHMTRGDEARIEVIQLPEWKWQTEITSEMISAALLSPDRMKTIDLFQYMRHLAANGQSAQKYEIEFWRKVFYPLSCWVMLTLALPFAYLHFRSGNIAGYVFGGVMAGISFYLLNNVFGFMGNLQNWQPWLTAAAPAMIYSIISLATFGWLVLRQ; encoded by the coding sequence ATGAAAACCGTCCGTAAACTCATTCACAGCGAAATCATTCGCGCGGTCAGTTTTGTCGCTTTGGGCTTCTTGGCTTTGTTCGTCTTTTTTGATTTGGTAGACCAACTTCAAACCCTGAGCAAAAACAAGTTACAAGGCTATCAGCTGCAACATGCCTTGATGTATGTGGCCTTGCTGATTCCCAATCACTTGTATGAGTTGCTGCCTATCTCGGTCTTGATTGGCTCTATCTTTGTCATGGCGCGATTTGCGCAAAGTTCCGAGTTCACCATCCTTCGAACTGGGGGACTTGGACCTTGGCGGGCGCTGCAAACCTTGTTTCAACTGGGCCTGATTTTTGTCACAGTGACTTTTATTTTCGGGGATTACATTTCGCCTTGGTCCGATCGGCAAGCTCAACTTTTGAAGGCCAACTACCAAGGCCAAATCACGGTCGGTCAAACGGGCGCTTGGCTGCGTGAAAAACAGACTGATTCACAATTTGCTGTCAACGTTCGCGGCCTTAGCAGCACCGGACAGCCAGAGAACATTCGCATCAGCGAGTTTGACAACGATGGACGTTTGAAATCGATCACCTTGTCTCCTCGCGCTGAATTCACTGACGACGGTGCGTGGCTGCTCAAGCCTGTCGATCGACGTGTGTTCCACATGACCCGTGGCGATGAAGCGCGCATTGAGGTCATTCAATTGCCTGAATGGAAATGGCAAACCGAGATCACTTCAGAAATGATCAGTGCAGCGCTACTGAGTCCAGATCGCATGAAAACGATTGATCTGTTTCAGTACATGCGCCATTTGGCGGCCAATGGTCAAAGCGCACAAAAGTACGAAATTGAATTTTGGCGAAAAGTTTTCTACCCACTCAGCTGCTGGGTGATGTTGACCTTGGCTTTGCCATTTGCTTATTTGCACTTTCGCTCGGGCAACATTGCTGGCTATGTTTTTGGTGGCGTAATGGCAGGCATTAGTTTTTACCTCTTGAACAATGTCTTCGGTTTCATGGGCAATCTGCAAAACTGGCAACCTTGGCTCACAGCTGCGGCACCGGCCATGATTTACAGCATCATTTCTTTGGCCACTTTTGGGTGGTTGGTTCTCAGGCAGTAA
- a CDS encoding cell division protein ZipA C-terminal FtsZ-binding domain-containing protein, whose translation MSSLQNSLALVGGLTLVGVVLYNFWTARQNAPRQADPDSAAQDPGLQIHEPDPSAGPKDPSFLDDALDVLPVPDKKPPLDALIDVIAPIEVDAAVSGDAALAALPATRRVGTKPFAVEGLSDTSGEWETPVAGRRYHSFQAGVQLANRVGPLNEIEFSEFVIKAQAFADAINGAPEFPDMLEEVARGRELDQFASEHDAQLSFTICATSSAWSPGYIQQHAARWGFVAGVIPGRMVLAAPVQGLPPILSLSFDSQAAMADDPALSAIREFTLSLDVPQVPRDEHAFARLREAARILGNEMDGVITDGAGHALTDDDLNAIAADLEQLYDALDQRELSAGSPQARRLFS comes from the coding sequence ATGAGCTCATTGCAAAACAGTTTGGCCTTGGTCGGTGGTTTGACACTTGTGGGAGTTGTTTTGTACAACTTTTGGACAGCACGCCAAAATGCACCGAGGCAAGCTGATCCAGATTCTGCCGCGCAAGACCCTGGCCTTCAAATTCACGAGCCAGATCCATCCGCTGGACCCAAGGATCCCAGCTTCTTGGACGATGCTTTGGATGTTTTGCCTGTTCCCGATAAAAAGCCACCTTTGGATGCGCTGATCGACGTCATTGCTCCCATTGAAGTCGACGCGGCAGTGTCTGGCGATGCAGCCTTGGCAGCCTTGCCTGCTACCCGCCGTGTCGGAACAAAGCCATTTGCCGTTGAAGGACTGAGTGACACCAGTGGTGAATGGGAGACCCCTGTTGCAGGCCGCCGATATCACTCATTTCAAGCGGGTGTGCAATTGGCCAATCGCGTGGGCCCCTTGAACGAAATTGAATTTTCTGAATTCGTCATCAAAGCCCAAGCTTTTGCCGACGCTATCAATGGTGCCCCTGAGTTTCCAGACATGTTGGAAGAGGTGGCACGTGGGCGCGAGTTGGATCAATTTGCCAGTGAGCATGACGCACAACTGAGCTTCACCATTTGTGCAACGTCATCTGCTTGGAGTCCTGGCTACATTCAACAGCATGCTGCGCGATGGGGTTTTGTGGCGGGCGTTATTCCCGGCCGCATGGTGTTGGCTGCGCCTGTACAAGGCTTGCCACCCATTTTGTCTTTGTCCTTTGATTCTCAGGCTGCCATGGCCGATGACCCTGCCTTGTCTGCCATTCGTGAGTTCACTTTGAGCTTGGATGTACCACAAGTACCTCGTGATGAGCATGCGTTTGCTCGCTTGCGTGAAGCAGCCCGCATCTTGGGGAACGAAATGGATGGCGTGATCACAGACGGTGCAGGACACGCATTAACTGACGATGACTTGAACGCCATTGCAGCCGACTTGGAGCAACTGTACGACGCCCTCGATCAGCGAGAGCTTTCTGCAGGTTCGCCTCAAGCACGACGCTTGTTCTCCTAA
- the ligA gene encoding NAD-dependent DNA ligase LigA: MNLDLFSDPNDGKASPAADVAEQAANLRRQLHHHAHCYYTLDAPEVPDAEYDRLFRALQALESAHPHLRTPDSPTQRVGGAVLPEFQTVRHQVPMLSIRTETDTESSGAIAFDTRVRKELALSDADPAVDYVAELKFDGLAMSLRYEHGVLVQAATRGDGEFGEDVTHNIRTIGQIPLQLPSDVPDVLEVRGEVYMRRDDFESLNERQRQKIAEGAKGEKTFVNPRNAAAGAVRQLDSNIAAQRPLSFFAYGLGEVKEGSSAFQAFQTHYELLQSLKRWGFPVAEQTRCVQGAEGLIEFHAQIAAERDALPYDIDGVVYKVNSLGLQAQLGFVTREPRWAVAHKYPAQEEMTQVLDIDVQVGRTGKLTPVAKLAPVFVGGVTVTNATLHNEDEARRKDVRIGDTVIVRRAGDVIPEVVSVVLDQRKPEALVFTMPKICPVCGSPALRDEGEADYRCNGGLFCKAQQKQAFLHFAQRRAVEVDGLGEKLIDQLVDAGIVNTLPDLYKMGLTALVQLDRMAEKSAFNILKALEASKSTTLPRFIYGLGIRHVGEATAKEFARHFGTLDAFMNADEESLLQVADVGPVVAKSVITFFAQAHHQEIVAQLRACGVHWDEGPPAERQLQILSGKTVVLTGTLPTLSRDAAKEMLEAAGAKVAGSVSQKTSYVVAGAEAGSKLDKAVALGIPVLDEAGLIQLLQGNQDDSA; this comes from the coding sequence GTGAATCTAGATTTATTTTCAGATCCTAACGATGGCAAAGCGTCACCTGCTGCGGATGTCGCTGAGCAAGCAGCGAACTTAAGAAGACAGCTTCACCATCACGCGCATTGCTATTACACCCTCGATGCGCCCGAGGTACCTGATGCTGAATACGATCGTTTGTTTCGTGCTTTGCAAGCTTTAGAGTCTGCGCACCCCCACCTGAGAACACCCGATTCACCGACTCAACGCGTCGGCGGCGCGGTGTTGCCAGAATTTCAGACAGTTCGACATCAAGTCCCGATGTTGAGCATCCGCACAGAGACCGATACCGAATCCAGCGGCGCCATTGCATTTGATACACGGGTGCGGAAAGAACTGGCCCTGAGCGATGCCGATCCTGCAGTTGACTATGTTGCTGAATTGAAGTTTGATGGCTTGGCCATGAGCTTGCGTTACGAGCATGGTGTGCTTGTTCAAGCCGCCACACGCGGTGATGGTGAGTTTGGTGAAGATGTGACGCACAACATTCGAACCATCGGTCAAATACCTTTGCAACTGCCATCAGACGTTCCAGATGTTTTGGAAGTTCGTGGCGAGGTTTACATGCGCCGTGATGACTTTGAGTCCTTGAATGAGCGGCAGCGTCAAAAAATTGCGGAAGGCGCCAAAGGGGAGAAAACTTTTGTCAATCCACGCAATGCCGCTGCAGGGGCTGTTCGCCAGTTGGACTCCAACATCGCTGCACAGCGTCCTTTGAGTTTTTTTGCGTATGGTTTGGGCGAGGTTAAAGAGGGCTCGTCAGCATTTCAAGCCTTTCAAACGCACTATGAATTGCTTCAAAGCCTAAAACGCTGGGGCTTTCCTGTCGCAGAACAAACGCGCTGCGTTCAAGGCGCGGAAGGTTTGATTGAATTTCATGCGCAAATTGCCGCTGAAAGAGATGCCTTGCCCTATGACATTGATGGCGTGGTTTACAAAGTCAATTCTCTTGGGCTTCAAGCGCAGTTGGGGTTTGTGACGCGCGAGCCCAGATGGGCTGTAGCACACAAGTACCCAGCCCAAGAAGAAATGACACAGGTATTGGACATTGATGTCCAAGTGGGACGCACTGGCAAGTTAACACCCGTCGCCAAATTGGCCCCCGTGTTTGTGGGTGGTGTCACTGTGACCAACGCAACCTTGCACAATGAAGATGAAGCCCGTCGCAAAGATGTGCGAATAGGTGATACGGTCATTGTTCGCCGTGCGGGGGATGTGATTCCTGAGGTGGTTAGCGTGGTCTTGGACCAGCGCAAGCCCGAAGCGCTGGTATTCACCATGCCCAAAATTTGCCCCGTTTGCGGCAGTCCTGCACTGAGGGATGAGGGTGAAGCAGACTACCGTTGCAATGGTGGATTGTTTTGCAAAGCTCAGCAAAAACAGGCCTTCCTGCATTTCGCCCAGCGCCGCGCCGTAGAGGTGGACGGCTTGGGTGAAAAATTGATTGATCAATTGGTCGACGCAGGGATCGTCAATACCTTGCCTGATTTGTACAAGATGGGTCTGACCGCCTTGGTTCAACTCGATAGAATGGCTGAAAAGTCAGCATTCAACATACTCAAGGCATTAGAAGCTTCAAAGTCCACGACGCTGCCACGTTTCATTTACGGCTTGGGTATTCGTCACGTCGGTGAGGCGACAGCCAAAGAATTTGCAAGGCACTTCGGTACCCTGGATGCTTTCATGAATGCCGATGAAGAGTCACTTTTGCAAGTTGCAGATGTCGGCCCTGTGGTTGCCAAAAGTGTCATCACTTTTTTTGCACAAGCCCACCATCAAGAAATCGTGGCCCAACTTCGTGCATGTGGTGTTCATTGGGATGAGGGGCCACCAGCAGAACGACAGTTGCAAATTTTGTCGGGTAAAACGGTGGTATTGACCGGAACTTTGCCTACCCTCAGCCGTGATGCAGCCAAAGAAATGCTGGAAGCTGCGGGTGCCAAAGTTGCGGGTTCCGTTAGCCAAAAAACCAGTTATGTGGTGGCGGGTGCAGAAGCCGGCAGTAAATTAGACAAAGCGGTAGCCCTTGGCATTCCAGTTTTGGATGAGGCGGGCTTGATTCAATTGCTTCAAGGAAATCAAGATGACAGTGCGTGA
- the def gene encoding peptide deformylase, translated as MTVREILKMGDPRLQRVAQPIEKFNTPELIQGLADMKETMLAAHGAGLAAPQIGWDVQVVIFGTGQVIPRYPDAAPVPYTVLINPIITPLSEELQNDWEGCLSVPGLRAVVPRWQSIRYTGFDELGNAIERTAEGFHAKVVQHECDHLMGILYPQRVRDFSKFGFNSVLFPELAPEKSA; from the coding sequence ATGACAGTGCGTGAAATATTAAAAATGGGCGATCCCCGTTTGCAGCGAGTTGCACAACCTATCGAAAAGTTCAACACGCCCGAATTGATTCAAGGTTTGGCAGACATGAAAGAAACCATGCTGGCGGCCCATGGCGCCGGTTTGGCAGCACCTCAAATCGGTTGGGATGTGCAAGTGGTTATTTTTGGCACGGGTCAAGTCATCCCACGTTATCCTGACGCTGCGCCAGTACCTTATACCGTGCTGATCAATCCCATCATCACACCATTGAGTGAAGAGTTGCAAAACGATTGGGAAGGTTGTTTGTCTGTGCCTGGCTTGCGCGCTGTGGTGCCTCGCTGGCAAAGTATTCGCTACACAGGTTTTGATGAATTGGGCAACGCCATTGAACGAACCGCTGAGGGCTTCCATGCCAAAGTGGTCCAACATGAATGTGACCATTTGATGGGTATTTTGTACCCTCAGCGCGTTCGTGATTTTTCTAAGTTTGGATTCAATTCAGTTTTGTTCCCCGAGTTGGCCCCTGAAAAATCGGCTTAA
- a CDS encoding sirohydrochlorin chelatase, with protein sequence MTTPSQGIILFAHGSRDALWRLPIEAVAQRIQTVSSQTDVACAYLELTEPDLPTTAAMMIARGIQHIVIVPMFLGVGRHAREDLPVLVQQLQKDHPDVQFELRRAIGEEPQLTQAMANIALSSLP encoded by the coding sequence ATGACAACACCATCCCAAGGCATTATTTTGTTTGCGCATGGCTCACGCGATGCCCTCTGGCGCTTACCCATTGAGGCCGTGGCTCAACGTATACAAACCGTGTCGTCCCAAACCGATGTCGCTTGCGCCTATCTGGAATTAACAGAGCCTGACTTGCCCACCACTGCGGCCATGATGATTGCGCGCGGCATTCAACACATCGTCATCGTTCCCATGTTTTTGGGGGTGGGAAGGCACGCCCGTGAAGACCTGCCCGTTTTGGTACAGCAACTCCAAAAAGATCACCCAGACGTTCAGTTTGAACTAAGGCGTGCCATTGGCGAGGAACCCCAGTTAACGCAGGCCATGGCCAACATTGCCTTGTCTTCCTTGCCCTGA